One Nicotiana sylvestris chromosome 12, ASM39365v2, whole genome shotgun sequence genomic window carries:
- the LOC104216625 gene encoding transcription factor MYB8-like: MGRKPCCSKEGLRKGTWTAKEDKLLTDYIKEHGEVGWRSLPVKAGLLRCGKSCRLRWVNYLKPGIKRGNFTTEEEDLIVRLYNLLGSRWSLIAGRIPGRTDNEIKNYWNTHLLKKLKSEGVEPKIHKSLAKHTKRQKEKANVSSQINQKGYKENKKRNKKGKIEENCNNIEDKEQVAKKTEEQCRNQDSVRVMSANNHDITCSSSSAGSTSEKETNCNNVHCSSSAQNLEENDNEIYEKLQVIDELLLNDNCLLPTECREFNSESQMLLMEFYEEYFQLVSENSCHFQDYAHSDLGF; the protein is encoded by the exons ATGGGAAGAAAACCATGTTGTTCTAAAGAAGGTCTGAGAAAAGGTACATGGACTGCAAAAGAAGATAAGCTACTTACTGATTATATTAAAGAACATGGAGAAGTTGGATGGAGATCTCTTCCTGTAAAAGCTG GCCTACTCAGATGTGGCAAGAGTTGTAGATTAAGATGGGTGAATTATCTTAAGCCAGGAATCAAGAGAGGTAATTTTACAACTGAAGAAGAAGATCTTATTGTCAGACTTTATAATCTTCTAGGAAGTCGTTGGTCTCTCATTGCTGGAAGAATACCTGGTCGAACTGACAATGAAATAAAGAATTATTGGAACACACATCTTCTCAAGAAACTCAAATCTGAAGGAGTTGAGCCAAAAATACACAAATCTCTTGCAAAACACACTAAAAGACAAAAGGAGAAAGCAAATGTTTCTTCCCAAATTAACCAAAAAGGTTACAaggaaaataagaagaggaaTAAAAAGGGCAAGATTGAAGAAAATTGTAACAATATTGAAGACAAAGAACAAGTAGCTAAGAAGACAGAGGAGCAGTGTCGTAATCAGGATTCTGTGCGAGTGATGTCAGCTAATAATCACGATATCACTT GTTCTTCAAGTAGTGCTGGCTCTACTAGTGAGAAGGAAACTAATTGCAATAATGTCCATTGTTCTTCTTCTGCTCAAAATCTTGAAGAAAATGATAATGAAATTTATGAGAAGCTTCAGGTTATTGATGAATTACTCCTGAATGATAATTGTCTTCTACCAACTGAATGCAGAGAGTTCAATAGTGAAAGCCAAATGCTGTTGATGGAGTTCTATGAAGAGTATTTTCAGCTTGTTTCTGAAAATTCATGTCATTTTCAAGATTATGCACATTCtgatttaggattttag